The nucleotide window AGGAGATTAGATGCTGCTTGAGATAGGCAATGCGCCGTTCATCTCTCACTCGTCCCCCGACAGGTTCATCATTGTAGCATGAGCCATTCTCTGTAATATAAATGGGCACCTGACCATATTCCTCCGTCAGATAGGTTAAGACTTTATAAAAACCCTCAGGATATATATTCCAACCTATATCAGTTTTTTCATAGCCCATGTCAACAGGCTCAAGGTCAAACAATCCGGAGTTTTCCTTATATCTTGCCACACCGCCAGTATAATAATTGATACCGACAAAATCAATTGGCTGGCGGATGACCTCCATATCTCCATTTATAATAGGCACCTGTACCCCTTTTTCGGCGAACCAATCTACTAGAAACCCTGGATAGCTTCCCTTGAAAACCGGGTCAAAGAACCACTCCACCATTTCAGCATTCCCGCGGCGACATGCAAGAACATCGTCTTCTCGATCACTGTATGGCTCAAACCAAGTAACGTTCGGAGCATAGCCGATTTCACCATCAATCCCAAGTTCACGGAATTTTTGAACCGTACGTCCATGTGCAACATGCAAATGGTGAGCGACATTGACTGCTAATTGGAGGTCCTGATTTCCAGGTGCATGCCTGCCCTCGTAATTGGACAGGAACGATACACACCACGGTTCATTAAAGGTGATCCACTTATTCACCTTTCCGGATAATTCCTTAAACATCAATTCAGCGTAATCCACAAAGGCATCAATCGTAGCTCTGTTATCCCAGCCACCTTGATCCTGCAATGCCTGTGGCAAATCCCAGTGATAAAGGGTAACCATCGGTTCAATTCCATTTTCTAGCAAGGCATCCACAAGCCTATGGTAATACGCAAGCCCTTTCTCGTTCACTTCTCCCCTGCCCTCAGGGAAAACTCGCGGCCAGGCGACGGAGAATCGGTATACATCAATACCAAGATCCTTCATGATCGATACATCCTCATCCACTCGATGATAGCTATCGCAAGCTACCTCACCGTTGTCTCCATCTTTGACCTTACCAGGAGTTTCACAGAAGGTATCCCAAATGGATTTACCTCTTCCATCTTCTCTAGTTGCTCCCTCTATTTGATAGGAAGCTGTTGCTGCTCCCCAATTTATATCTGCTGGAAATTTGATAATTGCCATAGTCTTACCTCCTATGTGATGTCTGTGTTCAATTTATGTTGACTATTTTGTCCTTCTTCCGATTTCAATGTAAGCTTATGGAATAAGCCATACATTATGAAAGCAAGCAGGCTTCCACTGAATAAAAGAAAGAATGGCAAATAGTAGATGACAATAAGAAAGAGGAAAATCATCCCAAGAAATAGCACTGTATAATTCAAATGCCCTAAAGAGAACAGCAAAGAATTTTTCACTGTATGAACAAGGCTTAAATCATAATGCACAATCAGAAAGAATAAATAGATTGTCACAAAGACAAAAAGCAAAACAAAGAAAACCAAAAAGATCAGAACGAAACTTTTTCCAACAAACTCATTTTGGAGCACGATCGCTAAATCAATCGAAATGATGGCAAAAAAGATTGTCCACAGGAAACCTGCGCCGATACTCTTTTTAAAATTCAATTTGAATTCCTGGACAAACACCCTATATATTCCGACGTCCAAGCCTATTCGAATCCATTTCCTCACCGTCCCAAACAGGGCTGCTGTTGCCGGAAAAATCGTCACAACAGGCAGGCAGAACAGCAGCCACAAAAGGTTTAAGAGAACAAAGGACGTAAATATAGTGATGATTTGATTGAACATATTCATTGTTTTATTCATTCTGGCACCACTCTCTGAAACTAGACTTTACTTTACTTGACAGCACCTTCAGTCAAGCTGGAAATAAACAAACGGTTAAATAAAAGGAAAATAATTACGAGCGGCACTGTCGCCCAGAATGTTCCGGATAGGATCATTCCGTTATCCCGTACATAGTTGTCAATTAGACCACGCAGTGCTACCTGGATGGTTTGTGATTCTTCATCACGTAAGACAACGAGCGGCCATAAGAAATCATTCCATACATACATGAATTTAATGATCGCCAATGTCGCGAACGCTGGAATGATGATTGGGACGGTTATATTCCAGTACACACGGAAAATGGAACAACCATCGATCTTCGCTGCCTCAATTAATTCATCTGGAACATTGCTGCTGATATATTGCCTCATCCAGAAAATACCAAATGCATCGATTAATCCTGGAACAATGATCGCCTTAAAATCACTCAGCCAGTTTAATTTTGAAATAATGATATATTGTGGAATCAATCCAAGCTGCGGCGGAATGACCATCGTCACAAGGATCATAACAAACAAAGCATTCTTACCCCTGAAGTTAAGCTTCGCAAACGCAAAACCCGCCAATGAGCTGAGAATGAGCACCCCAATTGTCGTAATGGAAGCGACAATGAAGGTATTCCATATTGCTCCAAAGAAATCAATTGTATTTAATACCTTTGTGAAGTTTGCAACCAGCTCTTTGCCTGGTAAGATAGCTGGCGGGATCCGGTTGATCACTTCATTCGTATTCGTTGCCATTACAAACATCCAGTAGAACGGAAAAATCGACAGAAGGGTAGCAATGACAAGAATCATATACAAAAACGCCTTAGAAATGAATTGACTTGAAGATTGTGATTTCATGCTAATGCCTCCTTTATTTTCCGATCCGATTTGCAATGAAAACATTTATAGATGATAGGACGATGATGATCAGGAACAGAATAATGGCTGTTGCCGAAGCTGTACCAAATGCCATATTATTAAACGCTTCACGATATAAATAAAGCACCACTGTCAAACCTTCTTCACGGTATGTCCTGCCCACCATAATGAGCGGCTCAGTAAATAATTGTAAAGCACCGATAGTGGAGGTGAATACTGTCAGAATGATGATAGGTTTTAGCATAGGAATGGTGATGTATTGGATTTTCTGTCTAGTTGTCGCTCCATCAATCGTTGCTGCTTCATACAATTCACCAGGGATTGCCTGCAAACCTGCCAGGTAAATGATTGTGTTGTAACCAACCCATCTCCAAAATACCATCGTAGAAATAGCTATTTTCAATCCCCAGTCGCTTGTGCTCCAGTTGATCGGGTCAACTCCGAACCATCCAATAATAATATTGAATAATCCAAATGGCTGATCATTAAACATAATGCCAAATACAATCGCTACAGCAACTGTAGAAGTAACATATGGCATAAAGACTGAGACGCGGAAGATACTCTTGAATTTGATGATCGTCGCATTCAGTGCATAGGCCAAAATAATTCCAATTAATAGCTGTGGGAGAGTACCTAAAATCCACATGATTATCGTGTTAGAAAGCGATTTCCAGAATAATGGATCTGATAAAATCAGGCTGAAGTTTTTAAAGCCGACATACTCCATTTCTCCAAAGCCATTCCACCTATGGAAGCCCAGGTAAAAGCTGAAAAGAATCGGAAACAAACCAAAGATGGCAAATAATATGAAGAACGGTGAAATATATAAATATCCTGCCAAAGCTTCTTTCTTCTTTTCACTGAAGGAACGTTTGGTGCTGAAAGGTTTCTTATTCAAAGGTGCTTTTTCAGAATTCACATCAGGCATGTTCTTTCTCCTTCCTAAGATTGAGAGCGGTCTATGAATTCACCCATAGACCGCTCCCTTTCATGTTATTGTCTGCCTATTTGCTTTTCAATACGCTCTACCGCTTTTGTCCATTCCTTCTCTGGATCCGCTTTCTTCGTCGCTACGTTTGTCAAAGCAGTCAAAATTTCAGTGTTTACAATTGCATAGTTCTTGCCCATATAAACTGGTTTAACGCTCTTAGCAGCTTCAGCAAAAATCTTCGCTGTTGGCTGGCCGCTGAAGTACTCATCCGTTGTTGCCAAGAAATCTTCATTTTCATAAACATCTGGTGTTGACGGGAATAAGCCCATGTCGTTGAATGACTTCAATTGGCTCTCTGGTGATGTTAACCAAGCGATGAATTCCACAGCTTCTTCAGGGTGCTTCGATTCTTTAGGAACAGTAAGGAAAGAACCTCCCCAGTTTCCAGCGCCTTCAGGAATGTTTGTCAAAGACCACTTGCCGCCAGCTTCAGGTGCATTGCCTTTAACAACTCCCATCATCCAAGCTGGAGCACCAGGCATCATTGCATACGATCCCTCGGCCATGGCACTGCCCCATTCTGGAGTCCATAATGAGTTCTTGCCTACTAATCCCTCTTGGATCATTTTCGCAGTATAGTCATAAGCATCTTTTACAGATTCTTCGATGATTAGTTCGTCTTTTTCGTTGAAGTAGTGCTCTGATTGTTGGTCACGCAAAGCATTGAAAACCAGCTCAGGGCTGTCGGACATCGGCTTGCCTGTCTTTTCCTTCACTGTCTTCGCCATGTCATAGAAATCTTCCCATGTATTCAGTTTTGCTGAAAGGTCTTCTGATTCAGTAGGAAGGCCTGCTGAATCCAGAACATCTTTACGATAGAACAGCGCCGTAGGACCAATATCAGTTGGGAATCCCATCTGGAATGAGCCGTCAACATTTTGTCCCTGCTGCCATTTCCAATCAAGGAAGTTCTTTTCATAATCACCAGCACCGTATTCATTTAAGTTATAGAAACGTTCGCTTGCTTCCTTGAATTTTTCCATTTGGCTGACTTCAATCATGGCAATATCTGGTGCACCGCTGCCCGCTGAGATGGAAGTGAATAGATTGTTGTGCATATCATTCATTTCGCCTTCATTCAGCTTGATTTTTACATTTGGATGATCATTTTGATACTCGTCGATCAGCTTCTGGTACCCCGTGCTTCCAAATACCCAAAAATCCAGCGTTACTTTCTCATCACTGCCGCTTTTGCTTGATGACGCTTTCTCATCGCTGTCGCTGCAGCCGACAAGGGAAAGTGCTAAAGCCCCTGCCGTTAACAAGGATACAAATTTTTTCATGTAAATTGCCCCCAAACTTTAAATTTTTTCTTGCAGATT belongs to Mesobacillus subterraneus and includes:
- a CDS encoding GH1 family beta-glucosidase, whose amino-acid sequence is MAIIKFPADINWGAATASYQIEGATREDGRGKSIWDTFCETPGKVKDGDNGEVACDSYHRVDEDVSIMKDLGIDVYRFSVAWPRVFPEGRGEVNEKGLAYYHRLVDALLENGIEPMVTLYHWDLPQALQDQGGWDNRATIDAFVDYAELMFKELSGKVNKWITFNEPWCVSFLSNYEGRHAPGNQDLQLAVNVAHHLHVAHGRTVQKFRELGIDGEIGYAPNVTWFEPYSDREDDVLACRRGNAEMVEWFFDPVFKGSYPGFLVDWFAEKGVQVPIINGDMEVIRQPIDFVGINYYTGGVARYKENSGLFDLEPVDMGYEKTDIGWNIYPEGFYKVLTYLTEEYGQVPIYITENGSCYNDEPVGGRVRDERRIAYLKQHLISLSRSIESGVNIKGYISWSLLDNFEWAEGYSMRFGIVYVNYQTLERIKKDSFYWYKQTIRNRWFDM
- a CDS encoding YesL family protein, yielding MNKTMNMFNQIITIFTSFVLLNLLWLLFCLPVVTIFPATAALFGTVRKWIRIGLDVGIYRVFVQEFKLNFKKSIGAGFLWTIFFAIISIDLAIVLQNEFVGKSFVLIFLVFFVLLFVFVTIYLFFLIVHYDLSLVHTVKNSLLFSLGHLNYTVLFLGMIFLFLIVIYYLPFFLLFSGSLLAFIMYGLFHKLTLKSEEGQNSQHKLNTDIT
- a CDS encoding carbohydrate ABC transporter permease, whose translation is MKSQSSSQFISKAFLYMILVIATLLSIFPFYWMFVMATNTNEVINRIPPAILPGKELVANFTKVLNTIDFFGAIWNTFIVASITTIGVLILSSLAGFAFAKLNFRGKNALFVMILVTMVIPPQLGLIPQYIIISKLNWLSDFKAIIVPGLIDAFGIFWMRQYISSNVPDELIEAAKIDGCSIFRVYWNITVPIIIPAFATLAIIKFMYVWNDFLWPLVVLRDEESQTIQVALRGLIDNYVRDNGMILSGTFWATVPLVIIFLLFNRLFISSLTEGAVK
- a CDS encoding carbohydrate ABC transporter permease, giving the protein MPDVNSEKAPLNKKPFSTKRSFSEKKKEALAGYLYISPFFILFAIFGLFPILFSFYLGFHRWNGFGEMEYVGFKNFSLILSDPLFWKSLSNTIIMWILGTLPQLLIGIILAYALNATIIKFKSIFRVSVFMPYVTSTVAVAIVFGIMFNDQPFGLFNIIIGWFGVDPINWSTSDWGLKIAISTMVFWRWVGYNTIIYLAGLQAIPGELYEAATIDGATTRQKIQYITIPMLKPIIILTVFTSTIGALQLFTEPLIMVGRTYREEGLTVVLYLYREAFNNMAFGTASATAIILFLIIIVLSSINVFIANRIGK
- a CDS encoding ABC transporter substrate-binding protein; this encodes MKKFVSLLTAGALALSLVGCSDSDEKASSSKSGSDEKVTLDFWVFGSTGYQKLIDEYQNDHPNVKIKLNEGEMNDMHNNLFTSISAGSGAPDIAMIEVSQMEKFKEASERFYNLNEYGAGDYEKNFLDWKWQQGQNVDGSFQMGFPTDIGPTALFYRKDVLDSAGLPTESEDLSAKLNTWEDFYDMAKTVKEKTGKPMSDSPELVFNALRDQQSEHYFNEKDELIIEESVKDAYDYTAKMIQEGLVGKNSLWTPEWGSAMAEGSYAMMPGAPAWMMGVVKGNAPEAGGKWSLTNIPEGAGNWGGSFLTVPKESKHPEEAVEFIAWLTSPESQLKSFNDMGLFPSTPDVYENEDFLATTDEYFSGQPTAKIFAEAAKSVKPVYMGKNYAIVNTEILTALTNVATKKADPEKEWTKAVERIEKQIGRQ